One window from the genome of Dioscorea cayenensis subsp. rotundata cultivar TDr96_F1 chromosome 3, TDr96_F1_v2_PseudoChromosome.rev07_lg8_w22 25.fasta, whole genome shotgun sequence encodes:
- the LOC120283508 gene encoding mavicyanin-like produces the protein MASGLFGYHGGVAIVVVLVALISSSCGVIMGSAQGVHHLVGGGHGWDASTSDLQAWSSQKVFRVGDNIWFAYSREKDSIVELGSRMEFESCDIKNPIRMYTSGFDKVVLEGEGARFFVSSKFDNCRNGLKLHVNVMPHNQDDNNKAMEMPSYFASALAAGPQPSSSPPPIVVAAGASLWAWIGIAACFMAF, from the exons ATGGCATCTGGTTTGTTTGGTTACCATGGTGGTGTTGccattgttgttgttcttgttgcaTTAATATCTTCTTCTTGTGGTGTTATTATGGGTAGTGCACAAGGGGTTCATCATCTTGTTGGTGGTGGCCATGGCTGGGATGCTTCAACCTCTGATCTTCAAGCTTGGTCATCTCAAAAAGTCTTCAGAGTTGGAGACAATATTT GGTTCGCATACTCAAGGGAGAAGGACAGCATTGTGGAGCTAGGGAGCAGGATGGAGTTCGAGTCATGCGACATCAAGAATCCGATCAGAATGTACACAAGTGGGTTTGATAAAGTGGTCCTTGAAGGGGAAGGGGCAAGGTTCTTTGTGAGCAGCAAATTTGATAACTGCAGGAATGGTCTGAAACTCCATGTCAATGTGATGCCTCATAATCAAGATGACAACAATAAGGCGATGGAAATGCCGAGTTACTTTGCTTCGGCTTTGGCTGCAGGGCCACAGCCCTCTAGCTCTCCTCCTCccattgttgttgctgctggTGCTTCACTATGGGCTTGGATTGGCATTGCTGCATGCTTCATGGCATTCTAA
- the LOC120255176 gene encoding salicylate carboxymethyltransferase-like, whose product MMNVEEVLHMVGGAGETGYALNSKLQEKAITRTKDIMEKALKNINGELVSKGLVVADLGCSSGPNAFLNGDQVLPYYVAGVHGSFYGRLFLRNSLHFVHSSYILMWLSQVPLGIENGGVNINKGNIYISRTSPPIVSRLYLEQFKRGFLSFLQFRSQEIVNGGQMVLSFVGRKSSDPSKAELCQFNDLGLLEEEKVNTFNMPLYAASQEEVQQVIQSEGSFHIEQMQILESNWDPFDDSDDDQVFHNVKSRHNVAKCMRAVYEPLLVGYFGQQAIDDQVFTRIGHNVAMHPLKEKTKNIVFSLALKAKDLN is encoded by the exons ATGATGAACGTTGAAGAGGTTCTACACATGGTTGGTGGTGCAGGAGAGACAGGCTATGCCTTAAACTCAAAGCTTCAA gagAAAGCCATAACAAGAACAAAGGACATAATGGAGAAAGCTTTGAAGAACATCAATGGAGAACTTGTCTCTAAGGGCTTGGTTGTGGCTGATTTGGGGTGTTCTTCAGGGCCCAATGCATTCCTT AATGGGGATCAAGTGTTGCCTTATTATGTTGCTGGTGTTCATGGTTCCTTTTATGGAAGACTCTTTCTTCGCAATAGTCTTCATTTTGTTCACTCTTCTTATATTCTCATGTGGCTCtctcag GTTCCGCTAGGAATTGAGAATGGTGGAGTTAATATTAACAAAGGGAACATATACATCTCAAGAACAAGTCCTCCAATCGTATCAAGGTTATATTTAGAGCAATTCAAGAGAGGTTTCTTGAGCTTCCTCCAGTTTCGTTCTCAAGAAATTGTCAATGGAGGACAAATGGTTTTGTCCTTTGTGGGCAGGAAAAGTTCTGATCCATCTAAAGCTGAACTTTGCCAATTTAATGATTTG GGACTGTTGGAAGAAGAGAAGGtgaacacattcaacatgccaTTGTATGCTGCATCACAAGAAGAAGTGCAACAAGTAATACAAAGTGAAGGATCATTCCACATTGAACAAATGCAAATCCTTGAATCAAACTGGGACCCATTTGATGACTCAGATGATGATCAAGTCTTTCATAATGTGAAGAGTAGACACAATGTGGCCAAGTGTATGAGAGCAGTGTATGAACCATTACTTGTTGGGTACTTTGGGCAGCAAGCCATTGATGATCAAGTGTTTACAAGGATTGGTCACAATGTGGCCATGCATCCCCTCAAAGAGAAAACCAAGAACATTGTCTTCAGCTTGGCTTTGAAGGCAAAGGATCTCAACTAA